In a genomic window of Thalassospira sp. ER-Se-21-Dark:
- a CDS encoding flagellin, whose translation AFTSKQILVQSGVAMLAQANQMPQNLLRLLQ comes from the coding sequence GCCTTCACCTCAAAACAGATCCTGGTTCAGTCCGGTGTTGCCATGCTCGCACAGGCAAACCAGATGCCGCAGAACCTGCTGCGTCTGCTGCAGTAA